Proteins found in one Polyangiaceae bacterium genomic segment:
- a CDS encoding DUF4388 domain-containing protein, protein MTSSANLRLAERLLADGLITREQHEAAISYVQRSGERMEEALMELHALDEATLLKWLAARHQTRFVSTEKLSKADIDRFTLDKVPKKVAERHQIYPVLFDQESQVLSVVTADPDNAPALQEVQLASNAKEVRAFVSRPRAVAAAISKSYGGDIHAFAVLDRAAQQQFATMLDVYERNLVTEETLANALAAEKAGRERTLTQTEIVKGAAVAIAGVTARAVSHEAFLETLNVLVTLIESSRVDLRGHSAHVARLMRQVTERIGLPDGERVSAIIAGYTHDLGKMGAYHLTALNVAEYDAHAAAAGKLYTAPGRLMESVNLPREATRAVEAMYERYDGSGFPSEISGKEIPIAARLLAIADTYADLTQNPRNPYRKLLEPVQACGVLARYKGTIFDPNLVDVFRLMVTGEDVKARLLATRHRLLLVDADPEDTTVIELRLLEQGFEVVAAGTADQALKILEKGDVELVIGEMDLTPIDGVALLEHVRHQEWGKSLPWVVLTGRSGGADAQRAFAAGAHDYMTKPVSADLLVAKIKQILEREVGDTRRRGVSGSLIEMGLVEMVQVLWHGRKTGALKIRSGGQVGEIHFVAGNVFNALWKNYRGADAFYAMLGLREGEFALDPNFEAPQRIINESPDGLLLEGMRRLDETGI, encoded by the coding sequence ATGACTTCCTCCGCCAACCTGCGCCTGGCCGAGCGCCTCCTGGCCGACGGGCTCATCACCCGAGAGCAGCACGAGGCGGCGATCAGCTACGTGCAACGCAGCGGTGAGCGGATGGAAGAAGCGCTGATGGAGCTGCATGCCCTCGACGAGGCCACGCTCCTCAAGTGGCTCGCTGCGCGGCACCAGACGCGCTTCGTCTCCACGGAGAAGCTGTCCAAGGCGGATATCGATCGCTTCACCCTCGACAAGGTGCCCAAGAAGGTCGCGGAGCGACATCAGATCTATCCGGTGCTCTTCGACCAGGAGAGCCAGGTGCTGAGCGTGGTCACGGCGGATCCGGACAACGCTCCTGCGCTGCAGGAGGTGCAGCTCGCTTCCAACGCCAAGGAGGTGCGAGCGTTCGTCAGCAGGCCGCGCGCCGTGGCCGCCGCCATCAGCAAGTCCTACGGCGGTGACATTCACGCCTTCGCCGTGCTCGACCGGGCGGCGCAGCAACAGTTCGCCACGATGCTCGATGTGTACGAGCGCAATCTCGTCACCGAAGAGACGCTGGCCAACGCCCTTGCCGCGGAGAAGGCAGGGCGCGAGCGCACGCTCACCCAAACGGAGATCGTGAAAGGGGCGGCCGTTGCCATCGCCGGGGTCACCGCCCGTGCCGTTTCGCACGAGGCGTTCCTGGAAACGTTGAACGTGCTGGTCACGCTCATCGAGAGCTCCCGCGTGGACTTGCGCGGCCATTCCGCCCACGTCGCGCGCCTGATGCGTCAAGTCACCGAGCGCATCGGGCTGCCCGATGGCGAGCGGGTGAGCGCCATCATCGCGGGCTACACCCACGACCTCGGGAAGATGGGCGCTTACCACCTGACGGCCCTGAACGTCGCCGAGTACGACGCCCACGCCGCCGCCGCCGGCAAGCTGTACACTGCTCCCGGGCGCTTGATGGAATCCGTCAACCTGCCGCGGGAGGCCACTCGTGCGGTGGAGGCCATGTACGAGCGGTACGACGGCAGCGGTTTCCCGAGCGAGATCTCCGGCAAGGAGATCCCCATCGCGGCACGCCTGTTGGCCATTGCCGACACCTACGCGGATCTCACGCAGAACCCTCGGAACCCCTACCGCAAGCTCCTCGAGCCGGTGCAGGCCTGTGGCGTGCTGGCTCGTTACAAGGGCACCATCTTCGATCCGAACTTGGTGGACGTGTTCCGTCTGATGGTGACCGGCGAGGACGTGAAGGCGCGGCTGCTCGCCACGCGGCATCGTCTGCTGTTGGTGGACGCGGATCCCGAGGACACCACCGTGATCGAGCTCCGTCTGCTGGAGCAGGGCTTCGAAGTCGTGGCCGCAGGGACGGCAGATCAAGCCCTCAAGATCCTGGAGAAGGGCGACGTCGAGCTGGTGATCGGCGAGATGGACCTCACGCCCATCGATGGCGTGGCGCTGCTCGAGCACGTGCGCCACCAGGAGTGGGGCAAGAGTCTGCCGTGGGTCGTGCTCACGGGGCGTTCGGGTGGCGCGGACGCGCAGCGCGCCTTCGCCGCCGGCGCACACGACTACATGACCAAACCCGTGAGCGCGGATCTGCTGGTCGCGAAGATCAAGCAGATCCTGGAGCGAGAGGTGGGCGACACGCGCCGTCGAGGCGTCAGCGGCTCGCTGATCGAAATGGGCTTGGTGGAGATGGTGCAGGTGCTGTGGCACGGCAGGAAGACCGGCGCGCTCAAGATCCGCTCTGGGGGTCAGGTCGGAGAAATCCACTTCGTGGCCGGCAACGTGTTCAATGCCCTGTGGAAGAACTATCGCGGAGCGGACGCGTTCTACGCCATGCTCGGACTCCGAGAGGGCGAGTTTGCTCTGGATCCGAACTTCGAAGCACCGCAGCGCATCATCAACGAGAGTCCCGACGGGCTCCTTCTCGAAGGCATGCGTCGCTTGGATGAAACCGGCATCTGA